A single Mustelus asterias chromosome 4, sMusAst1.hap1.1, whole genome shotgun sequence DNA region contains:
- the emc8 gene encoding ER membrane protein complex subunit 8, with amino-acid sequence MTLFRLTTQAYCKMLLHAAKYPHCAVNGILVAEKHKRKDGQPVLFVDCVPLFHGTLALAPMLEVALTLVDSWCKENNYIIAGYYQANERMKDTSPNQVAEKVASRIAENFTDAALIMVDNHKFTMECEEQSIVVYEHHENKWRCKDPNTDFCEDWPEVQRITTCLLDGKSYDSLVDFDNHMDDLRNDWTNPEINKAVLHLC; translated from the exons ATGACTCTGTTCAGGCTGACCACCCAGGCTTACTGCAAGATGCTGCTCCACGCCGCCAAGTACCCGCACTGCGCCGTCAACGGCATCCTGGTGGCGGAGAAGCACAAGAGGAAGGACGGCCAGCCGGTCCTCTTCGTGGACTGTGTCCCGCTCTTCCATGGCACCCTGGCTCTGGCACCCATGCTGGAGGTGGCCCTGACTCTG GTTGATTCTTGGTGCAAAGAAAATAACTACATAATAGCGGGATACTACCAGGCCAATGAGCGTATGAAGGACACCAG CCCAAACCAGGTTGCAGAAAAGGTTGCGTCTCGGATTGCAGAAAACTTCACTGATGCAGCCCTTATCATG GTGGACAATCACAAGTTTACAATGGAGTGTGAAGAACAATCGATTGTAGTGTATGAGCACCATGAAAATAAATGGCGATGCAAAGACCCAAATAC TGATTTCTGTGAAGACTGGCCAGAGGTGCAGCGAATCACAACCTGTCTCCTGGATGGTAAATCCTACGACTCCTTAGTGGATTTTGATAACCACATGGATGATCTCAGGAATGACTGGACAAACCCAGAGATCAACAAAGCTGTTCTTCATCTCTGCTGA